A region from the Desulfitobacterium dehalogenans ATCC 51507 genome encodes:
- a CDS encoding methyltetrahydrofolate cobalamin methyltransferase yields the protein MIIIGERINGMFKDIGDALRNKDAKPLQEWALKQEEGGAHYLDVNSGPAVPKEERPEAYEWMVKVIQEVSNLPLCLDSTNYDAIEAGLKFLKRPGMINSVPAERDKIERVFPMAVQYNAALIGLTMDKVGIPKDAENRIAFAMELVAAADEFGLPTDELYIDPLILPCNVAQEHAPEVLEAIRMVKTLSNPAPKTVLGLSNVSQKSPDRHLINRTYLAMAMAAGLDAAIMDANDDDLVDVAATGQILLNKSIYADSYLKVFRQR from the coding sequence TTGATTATTATTGGTGAACGGATTAATGGAATGTTTAAGGATATCGGAGACGCTCTTCGGAATAAAGATGCCAAGCCCCTCCAAGAATGGGCATTGAAACAGGAAGAAGGCGGAGCCCATTACCTTGACGTTAACTCCGGTCCGGCAGTTCCTAAAGAGGAGCGTCCTGAAGCCTATGAGTGGATGGTTAAGGTTATTCAAGAAGTCTCCAATTTGCCTCTGTGCCTGGATTCCACTAACTATGATGCTATTGAAGCCGGTTTAAAGTTTCTCAAACGCCCTGGCATGATTAATTCAGTTCCTGCCGAGCGTGACAAGATTGAACGGGTCTTCCCCATGGCGGTTCAATATAATGCAGCGTTAATTGGTTTAACCATGGATAAGGTAGGGATTCCCAAAGATGCAGAAAACCGCATTGCTTTTGCCATGGAATTGGTGGCTGCAGCGGATGAATTCGGGTTACCTACCGATGAACTCTATATTGACCCCCTGATCTTGCCTTGTAATGTTGCCCAAGAGCACGCACCTGAGGTTTTGGAAGCCATCAGAATGGTCAAAACTCTATCCAATCCAGCCCCTAAAACCGTTCTGGGCCTTTCCAACGTGTCACAGAAATCCCCGGATCGCCATCTGATCAATCGCACCTATTTAGCGATGGCTATGGCTGCCGGCCTCGATGCGGCGATTATGGATGCTAATGATGATGATTTGGTTGACGTTGCTGCAACCGGTCAAATTCTCTTAAATAAGAGCATCTATGCTGATTCTTATTTGAAGGTTTTCCGCCAGCGGTAA
- a CDS encoding acetyl-CoA decarbonylase/synthase complex subunit delta produces the protein MAVALVKERYQSKVGEVVIGATAAEGGTRTSVIKVGGDSTLPFLHFEGKVENRAAIAMEVTDVPPAWNDVVKSHFGDVINDPVAWAKKCVEEYNADMIYLKLIGANPEGENRSPEECAKVVKDVLAAVGVPLIVIGCEDPEKDNEVLAAVAEATSGENLLIGIAEQDNYKSITAAAMVHKHNLIARSPLDINICKQLNILISEMGLPLNRIVIDPMIGGLGYGIEYAYSIMERARLGSLANDKMLSMPMICTVGYEANRAKEANASAEEFPGWGDLNDRAILWEVLTATGLLQAGASILLMRNPEAVKLVQQNIADLMEMNA, from the coding sequence ATGGCCGTAGCCCTCGTCAAAGAAAGATATCAAAGTAAAGTTGGAGAAGTGGTCATCGGTGCAACCGCTGCTGAAGGCGGCACCCGCACTTCTGTTATTAAAGTAGGTGGAGACTCCACCCTCCCATTTCTTCATTTTGAAGGAAAGGTGGAGAATCGCGCTGCCATTGCCATGGAAGTCACCGATGTTCCACCCGCATGGAACGATGTTGTAAAGAGTCACTTTGGTGATGTCATCAATGATCCCGTAGCTTGGGCAAAGAAATGCGTTGAAGAATACAATGCCGATATGATCTATCTCAAACTGATCGGAGCTAATCCGGAGGGAGAAAATCGCAGCCCTGAAGAGTGCGCTAAAGTCGTGAAAGATGTCTTGGCCGCTGTTGGTGTTCCCTTAATCGTCATTGGGTGCGAAGATCCGGAAAAGGATAATGAAGTATTAGCTGCTGTTGCAGAAGCTACTTCAGGTGAAAATCTTTTAATCGGTATCGCTGAACAAGATAATTACAAATCCATTACCGCAGCTGCCATGGTGCACAAGCATAATCTTATCGCCCGTTCACCACTGGACATTAACATTTGTAAGCAGCTGAATATCTTGATCTCAGAAATGGGCTTGCCCCTGAACCGTATCGTGATTGACCCGATGATCGGAGGTCTGGGGTATGGTATTGAGTACGCTTACTCGATCATGGAACGGGCACGGTTAGGATCCTTAGCCAATGATAAGATGCTGTCCATGCCGATGATTTGTACAGTGGGTTATGAAGCAAACCGTGCTAAAGAGGCCAATGCCTCTGCTGAAGAGTTCCCAGGCTGGGGAGATCTGAACGACAGGGCAATTCTCTGGGAAGTTTTAACAGCGACAGGTCTTTTGCAAGCCGGTGCCAGTATTCTCTTAATGAGAAATCCTGAAGCCGTTAAACTTGTCCAACAGAATATAGCCGATCTCATGGAGATGAACGCCTAA
- a CDS encoding AAA family ATPase — protein MTKYVAVAGKGGVGKTTFTALLLRQMVKGLQSNSILAVDADPNANLNEALGLEVTATISELLEDTKNPKAIPTGMPKDVFVEYKLQQSLIESQDIDLLVMGGPQGPGCYCYPNDLLRKYLETLGDNYDYVTVDTEAGLEHISRRTIPRIDMMFVISDSSARGIRSAGRVHELIKGLRSAVDEVYLVVTKTTEGSLDSLSEEIDKTGLQLIGDIPLDPMVVTHDLEGRPLYTLPDESLAVQAVEKIMRKAFK, from the coding sequence ATGACAAAATATGTTGCAGTTGCAGGTAAGGGCGGAGTGGGTAAAACAACCTTTACAGCTCTTTTACTGCGTCAAATGGTCAAAGGATTGCAGAGTAACTCCATTCTAGCGGTGGATGCAGACCCCAATGCCAACTTAAATGAAGCTCTTGGTCTCGAGGTCACAGCAACGATTTCCGAACTTCTCGAAGATACGAAAAACCCCAAAGCCATTCCAACAGGAATGCCCAAGGATGTTTTTGTGGAGTACAAACTCCAACAAAGTCTTATTGAGTCTCAAGATATTGATTTACTGGTTATGGGAGGGCCACAGGGTCCCGGTTGTTATTGCTATCCCAATGACCTGCTCAGAAAGTATCTCGAGACACTGGGGGACAATTATGATTATGTGACAGTGGATACGGAGGCGGGTCTTGAGCATATCAGCAGGAGAACCATTCCCCGTATCGACATGATGTTCGTCATTAGTGATTCTTCTGCACGGGGAATTCGCTCTGCGGGAAGAGTCCATGAACTGATTAAAGGACTGCGTTCCGCAGTGGACGAGGTCTACTTGGTGGTGACAAAAACCACAGAGGGAAGCCTGGATTCTTTGTCTGAAGAAATTGATAAGACTGGTCTTCAATTGATTGGGGATATTCCCCTTGATCCTATGGTCGTAACCCATGATTTGGAAGGGCGTCCGCTCTACACTTTGCCGGATGAGTCCCTTGCCGTACAAGCAGTGGAAAAGATTATGAGAAAAGCCTTTAAATGA
- a CDS encoding ASKHA domain-containing protein, protein MGKFQVTFMPDNRVIEVEQGTSLLKAATQAGIFIKSSCGGKGTCGACKVTVISGEAKSERTGNLSPEQLSRGVRLSCHTFVEGDLTVEVPPESRLQAHQVLLENANSALLNETSKDLLASYGYHPLARKVNIRCAEPTLTDNASDWARLSIELKRVLQSDKPLTIPLSVLQTLPETLRQAHWDLSVTLTDCESGYTVIHVEPANDRPCYGLAIDVGTTTVVVYLVNLDSGEIVDKQGSYNKQAQFGDDVISRIVYAVESQESLAEIQRAVVDTVNVLIDEMLKRQSLTGQDIASAVIAGNTTMSQLFLGINPRYIRLEPYIPTVNATPEVLAKEIGLRLLPDALIHTYPSVASYVGGDIVSGALATDMANSDEIILFIDIGTNGEIVLGNKDWLVSCACSAGPCFEGGGILFGMRAMPGAIERVDIDPETLDVKLKVVGQMAPVGICGSGLVDCLAKLRKAGIIDRAGNFQLEHSSQSARIRATEDDKEFVLAWAHQAGGDKDVVISENDVKNLIRAKGAIYAGIRSLLQAVALEIDMIDRIVIGGGFGNYLNVHDSVEIGLLPDLPQEKFEFIGNSSVKGARLALLSQKAWNEASDLARKMTYIELSIGTTFMDEFVSALFLPHTDLSLFPSVEGTI, encoded by the coding sequence ATGGGAAAATTTCAAGTTACATTTATGCCAGATAATCGAGTGATTGAGGTGGAACAAGGAACCTCCCTGCTCAAGGCAGCTACTCAGGCAGGTATTTTTATAAAATCCAGTTGTGGTGGCAAAGGTACCTGCGGTGCCTGTAAAGTTACTGTGATATCTGGTGAAGCCAAGAGTGAAAGAACGGGAAATCTATCTCCGGAACAATTGAGCCGTGGAGTACGCTTAAGCTGCCACACTTTCGTTGAAGGAGACCTTACCGTTGAAGTCCCACCGGAATCGCGCCTGCAAGCACATCAGGTTCTCCTTGAGAATGCCAATTCAGCGCTGCTCAACGAAACCAGTAAAGATTTGTTAGCTTCTTATGGGTATCATCCTCTTGCTCGCAAGGTTAACATCCGTTGCGCTGAACCCACCCTAACGGATAATGCCAGCGACTGGGCCCGTTTGTCCATTGAGTTAAAGCGAGTACTTCAATCCGATAAACCTTTGACGATTCCCTTATCTGTATTGCAAACCTTACCAGAAACTTTGCGTCAAGCTCATTGGGACCTATCCGTTACTTTAACGGATTGTGAGTCAGGATACACGGTGATCCATGTGGAGCCTGCCAATGACCGGCCATGCTATGGGTTAGCAATCGATGTGGGTACCACAACAGTGGTCGTCTACCTGGTCAACCTGGATAGTGGCGAAATCGTGGATAAGCAGGGATCCTACAATAAGCAAGCCCAATTTGGGGATGATGTCATTTCTAGAATTGTCTATGCGGTTGAGAGTCAGGAGAGCCTGGCCGAAATTCAAAGGGCCGTAGTGGATACTGTCAATGTACTCATCGATGAGATGCTTAAGCGACAAAGCCTTACGGGCCAGGATATAGCCAGTGCGGTGATTGCAGGCAATACGACCATGTCGCAGCTTTTCCTGGGCATCAATCCGCGTTATATTCGCTTAGAACCCTATATCCCCACCGTCAATGCAACGCCTGAGGTATTAGCAAAAGAAATAGGGCTTAGACTTCTACCCGATGCACTTATTCACACCTATCCTTCGGTGGCCAGTTATGTAGGAGGGGATATCGTTTCCGGTGCCCTAGCCACAGATATGGCCAACTCCGACGAGATCATTTTGTTTATCGATATCGGAACTAACGGAGAGATCGTGCTTGGGAATAAGGATTGGCTTGTTTCTTGTGCATGCTCTGCCGGGCCATGTTTTGAAGGAGGAGGAATTCTTTTTGGCATGAGAGCTATGCCTGGTGCAATTGAACGAGTGGACATTGATCCTGAAACCCTTGATGTCAAGCTGAAAGTGGTTGGACAGATGGCGCCTGTTGGTATATGTGGCTCAGGATTAGTGGATTGCTTGGCCAAGCTGCGCAAGGCCGGAATTATTGATCGTGCCGGGAATTTCCAATTGGAACACTCTTCTCAATCGGCTCGGATCCGTGCCACAGAGGATGATAAAGAGTTTGTTTTAGCATGGGCCCATCAAGCAGGGGGAGACAAGGATGTAGTCATTTCCGAAAATGATGTGAAGAATCTCATTCGGGCTAAAGGAGCGATCTATGCCGGGATTCGTTCATTACTCCAAGCGGTAGCTTTGGAAATTGATATGATCGATCGAATCGTTATTGGTGGTGGATTCGGTAATTACCTCAATGTTCATGATTCGGTAGAAATAGGCTTACTTCCTGACTTGCCTCAAGAAAAGTTTGAGTTCATAGGAAATTCTTCTGTTAAAGGGGCACGCCTTGCCTTACTTTCACAGAAGGCTTGGAATGAGGCCTCTGATCTTGCACGCAAGATGACTTATATTGAACTGTCCATCGGGACGACCTTTATGGACGAGTTTGTATCGGCCTTGTTCTTACCCCATACTGATTTATCTCTATTTCCTTCTGTGGAAGGAACAATTTAA
- the acsC gene encoding acetyl-CoA decarbonylase/synthase complex subunit gamma has translation MALTGLEIYKQLPKKNCGECGTPTCLAFAMALASGKGSLDACPYVTDEAREALDSASAPPIKAIKFGNGSVMGDETVLFRHDKTFYHPTTLLIEIADTLSAEEVQAKLDEIKSLEFDRVGLHYTIDGVAVVDASGSPEQFAKAVAQVAAGTERSLLLLSNNADALQAALPGVADRKPLIGSATEANYEAVVNLAKEHNVPVIIKAEGLDALADLVEKAQKLGYKEFVLDPGARTPSQTLASLTHCRRLAIKKKFRPFGYPVIAFTSKAEPLAEITEASTYVAKYASAIVLKASAKAHILPLMALRQNLYTDPQKPIQVEPVLHTVGEVNENSPIYITTNFSLTYYSVEGEVEASKIPSYILPVDTDGTSVLTAYAAGKFEPEKIADVLAKSGVADKVNHRNLIIPGYVAVISGKLQEISGWKVIVGPRESSGIVSFTRAM, from the coding sequence ATGGCTTTAACAGGCTTAGAAATTTATAAACAACTCCCCAAAAAGAACTGCGGTGAGTGCGGTACGCCTACCTGTCTCGCCTTTGCGATGGCATTGGCTTCCGGTAAAGGATCCTTAGATGCTTGCCCTTATGTCACCGACGAAGCTCGGGAAGCCTTGGATTCGGCATCGGCACCACCGATTAAGGCTATCAAATTCGGCAACGGATCGGTTATGGGAGATGAAACGGTTCTCTTCCGTCATGATAAAACTTTTTATCATCCTACCACATTGCTGATTGAGATTGCAGATACTTTATCCGCTGAAGAAGTTCAAGCTAAGCTTGATGAAATCAAGAGCTTGGAATTTGATCGGGTGGGGCTTCACTACACCATCGATGGAGTAGCTGTGGTCGATGCCTCCGGCTCTCCGGAACAATTTGCTAAAGCAGTAGCTCAAGTGGCTGCAGGAACAGAGCGTTCATTGCTTCTTTTAAGTAACAATGCGGATGCTCTTCAAGCGGCCTTGCCAGGAGTTGCTGATCGCAAACCCCTCATAGGCTCGGCTACCGAAGCCAATTATGAGGCGGTTGTCAACTTAGCTAAAGAACATAATGTTCCTGTTATTATCAAGGCTGAAGGCTTAGATGCCTTGGCCGACTTAGTGGAAAAAGCTCAAAAGCTTGGATATAAAGAGTTTGTCCTGGATCCGGGTGCCAGAACACCGAGCCAAACTCTTGCCAGCCTGACTCATTGCCGCCGTCTGGCGATTAAAAAGAAATTCAGACCCTTTGGCTATCCCGTTATCGCTTTCACCAGCAAAGCGGAGCCTTTAGCTGAGATTACCGAAGCCTCAACTTATGTGGCCAAATATGCCAGTGCCATTGTCTTGAAGGCATCGGCTAAGGCGCATATTCTGCCTCTGATGGCACTTCGTCAGAATCTGTATACAGACCCGCAAAAGCCCATTCAAGTGGAGCCTGTCTTGCATACAGTGGGTGAAGTCAATGAGAATTCCCCCATTTATATTACCACGAATTTCTCATTAACTTATTACAGCGTTGAGGGAGAAGTAGAAGCCAGCAAGATTCCCAGCTATATTCTTCCTGTTGATACTGATGGCACGTCTGTACTTACAGCCTATGCAGCCGGCAAGTTTGAGCCTGAAAAAATTGCCGACGTATTGGCGAAGAGCGGTGTAGCCGATAAAGTAAACCATCGTAATTTGATTATTCCCGGCTATGTAGCTGTTATCTCTGGAAAATTACAGGAAATTTCCGGCTGGAAAGTCATCGTTGGGCCTCGTGAATCCAGCGGTATTGTTTCCTTTACCCGGGCAATGTAA
- the acsB gene encoding acetyl-CoA decarbonylase/synthase complex subunit alpha/beta has product MSMEQIYADAIKDPSKEPKKLLRKAYDGTITAMSYAEILLNRALKDYGPEQTVGYPDTAYHLPVITCLSGEKVTTLGELVPILNRLRNQVKTELTFENARLWGESVLYAAEVIEILHYLRNDEPKVAPWTGFLGDPIVRKHGIKMVDWTIPGVAVILGRAKDSPSAKKIVDNLMGKGFMIFLCDEIIEQLLEENVKIGEDYIAFPLGNFTQVIHAVNYAFRAGLAFGGIPAGQREQHRDYQHRRVRAFVLHLGELDDVKVAAEMGAIFMGFPVLTDQELGEEMQIPDWYLSEPDYEKIVPLALEVRGIKLTNIEIPIPVNFGPAFEGETIRKGDTYVEFGGGRTTAFELVSMVGADEVVDGQVTVIGPEIDTVPEGSRLPLGIKVDIYGRKMQEDFEGVLERRIHYFTNYGEGVWHVAQRDLCWVRISKDARAKGFLMKHIGELLLAKFKQEFPAIVDRVQVTIYTDQQAVEENLVKARERYRARDARLKSLTDENVEEFYSCLLCQSFAPNHVCIVSPERVGLCGAVSWLDAKAAFEITPTGPNQPIPKGLAIDEVKGMWQSVNDYLRPSSNNTLEEVNLYTLMDRPMTSCGCFEAIMAIVPEANGLMITTREHSGMTPCGMTFSTLAGTVGGGLQTPGFMGIGRSYLISRKFIPADGGIARIVWMPKELKDFLREDFVARSVEEGLGEDFIDKIADETVGTTVDEIIPFLEENGHPCFSLDPLM; this is encoded by the coding sequence ATGTCCATGGAGCAAATTTACGCTGATGCGATCAAGGATCCCTCGAAAGAACCCAAAAAATTACTCCGTAAAGCCTACGATGGAACGATTACGGCCATGAGTTATGCAGAGATTCTTTTGAATCGTGCCCTTAAAGACTATGGCCCCGAACAGACGGTTGGCTATCCGGACACCGCTTACCACCTTCCGGTTATTACCTGTCTCTCCGGAGAAAAGGTGACCACACTGGGTGAGCTTGTACCTATTCTTAACCGCCTGCGGAATCAGGTCAAAACAGAATTAACCTTTGAGAACGCCCGCCTTTGGGGTGAATCCGTTCTCTATGCAGCGGAAGTGATTGAAATTCTTCACTATCTGCGCAACGATGAGCCCAAAGTAGCCCCCTGGACCGGCTTCCTGGGTGACCCCATTGTGCGTAAGCATGGGATCAAAATGGTGGACTGGACCATCCCCGGTGTTGCTGTTATTTTAGGCCGTGCAAAAGACTCCCCGTCAGCGAAGAAAATTGTCGACAACCTGATGGGTAAAGGCTTCATGATCTTCCTGTGCGATGAAATTATCGAGCAGCTTTTGGAAGAGAATGTTAAGATCGGTGAAGATTATATTGCTTTCCCCTTAGGAAATTTCACTCAGGTTATTCATGCCGTGAACTATGCCTTCCGGGCAGGATTGGCCTTCGGCGGTATTCCTGCCGGACAAAGGGAGCAGCATCGTGATTATCAGCATCGCCGGGTACGGGCTTTCGTACTCCACCTCGGTGAACTGGACGATGTAAAAGTGGCCGCTGAAATGGGAGCTATTTTCATGGGCTTCCCTGTTCTGACGGACCAGGAGTTAGGCGAAGAGATGCAGATTCCCGACTGGTATCTCTCCGAGCCTGATTATGAAAAGATTGTGCCTCTGGCACTTGAAGTACGAGGAATTAAGCTGACTAATATCGAGATTCCCATTCCGGTCAACTTCGGACCTGCCTTTGAGGGGGAAACCATCCGCAAAGGGGATACCTATGTGGAGTTCGGCGGCGGCAGAACCACTGCCTTCGAGCTGGTAAGCATGGTTGGAGCCGATGAGGTTGTGGACGGTCAGGTAACCGTTATTGGACCGGAGATCGATACGGTACCGGAAGGAAGTCGGCTACCGCTGGGAATTAAGGTGGATATCTATGGCCGTAAAATGCAGGAGGACTTTGAAGGGGTTCTGGAACGCCGAATTCACTACTTTACCAACTATGGTGAAGGAGTCTGGCACGTCGCTCAGCGTGATCTTTGCTGGGTGCGTATTTCCAAGGATGCTCGGGCCAAAGGCTTCCTAATGAAGCATATCGGCGAATTGCTGCTCGCTAAATTCAAGCAGGAATTCCCGGCTATTGTCGACCGGGTACAGGTTACCATCTATACGGATCAACAGGCCGTCGAGGAAAATCTTGTCAAGGCCCGGGAGCGTTATCGTGCACGGGATGCTCGCTTGAAGAGCCTGACCGACGAGAATGTGGAAGAATTCTATTCTTGCCTCCTCTGTCAGTCCTTTGCTCCCAACCATGTCTGTATCGTCAGTCCGGAACGGGTTGGTCTCTGCGGTGCTGTCAGCTGGCTTGATGCCAAAGCAGCCTTCGAAATTACCCCAACCGGTCCGAACCAGCCTATTCCTAAGGGTTTGGCTATTGATGAAGTCAAGGGAATGTGGCAGAGTGTTAATGACTATTTGCGGCCTTCTTCCAATAATACCCTTGAAGAGGTCAATCTTTATACCTTGATGGATCGCCCCATGACATCCTGCGGTTGCTTCGAGGCGATTATGGCCATTGTTCCCGAGGCCAATGGCTTGATGATCACCACCCGTGAGCATAGTGGCATGACACCTTGCGGCATGACCTTCTCCACACTAGCCGGAACGGTTGGCGGTGGTTTGCAGACACCAGGGTTTATGGGAATCGGACGCAGCTATCTTATTAGTAGGAAGTTTATCCCGGCGGATGGCGGCATCGCGCGGATTGTCTGGATGCCCAAAGAGCTGAAGGACTTCTTACGTGAAGACTTCGTTGCCCGTTCGGTGGAAGAAGGTTTAGGTGAAGACTTTATCGATAAGATTGCGGATGAGACCGTTGGTACGACGGTGGATGAGATCATTCCGTTCCTCGAAGAAAATGGACACCCATGCTTCAGCCTAGACCCATTAATGTAA
- the cooS gene encoding anaerobic carbon-monoxide dehydrogenase catalytic subunit: MPRYRDLTHTSRPSNAPRVVEPKNPLRTTDPGTIEMMKVAQENKLETVFDRFVAQQPQCGFGYKGICCRICLAGPCRVKADDGPASKGICGATAYTIVSRNLVRMIAGGAASHSEHARHVLHTAHELAEGKTKDYEIKSPEKLHKLAEKLGIETLNRDDMEILGDVAELAYEDFGRYKDRPAAFLDSFLIEQRRNKFRNTNIMPRSIDGTVTELMAQTAQGVDADPVNIIFGGLKGALSDLVGEYIGTNLSDVLFGIPEPIVSEANLGVIDEKMVNIAVHGHNPVLSEMVVGAARELKAEAQKVGAEGVNIVGICCTGNELLMREGVYLATSSASQEMAILTGVLDAMVVDIQCIYPSVQQLADCYHTKIITTEAIMKIPSAQHLAFNSETAMEDAKKLVRTAIEAYKRRDPKKISLSSERNSLVAGFSIEALTDIFGKINPERPFSVLTDAILSGQIKGVVQMAGCNNLKRQQDESHVAILKELVKNDVFVVATGCSAGAFAKMGLMNSEAVDQYAGEGLKSFIRQLEEANPQLATKLPLVFHIGSCVDNSRGMDLLQLMAKELGVDTPKVPFAASAPEAMHEKAVAIGSYCVSMGIPTHVGTMPYLEGSDLIYGIATQIAHDVFGGNFIFEVDEKIAAQKLLNALEYRSWKLRIHKQTAEKFNTAIAQGW; the protein is encoded by the coding sequence ATGCCAAGATATCGGGACTTGACGCACACCTCACGGCCTTCCAACGCGCCCCGTGTGGTGGAACCCAAAAATCCATTGCGCACGACAGACCCAGGGACCATCGAGATGATGAAGGTTGCGCAGGAAAACAAACTTGAGACAGTATTTGATCGCTTTGTCGCCCAGCAGCCCCAATGTGGCTTCGGGTACAAAGGAATTTGCTGTCGTATTTGTCTTGCCGGACCCTGCCGGGTTAAAGCAGATGATGGACCGGCGAGCAAAGGTATTTGCGGTGCAACCGCCTATACCATAGTATCAAGAAATCTTGTCCGCATGATTGCAGGAGGAGCAGCGTCTCACTCCGAGCACGCAAGGCATGTACTTCACACGGCGCATGAGCTCGCCGAAGGAAAGACTAAAGACTATGAAATTAAGTCCCCGGAAAAACTTCATAAACTGGCCGAAAAACTGGGAATAGAGACGTTAAACAGAGATGATATGGAGATTCTTGGTGACGTAGCCGAATTAGCTTATGAAGATTTCGGCAGATATAAAGATCGTCCGGCAGCATTCCTTGACTCCTTCTTAATTGAGCAGCGCCGCAACAAGTTTAGAAATACCAATATCATGCCCCGTTCCATCGACGGTACGGTAACGGAACTTATGGCGCAAACTGCTCAAGGGGTTGATGCTGACCCTGTAAATATAATTTTCGGCGGATTAAAAGGTGCCCTCTCCGACTTAGTAGGGGAATATATCGGCACCAATCTCAGTGACGTCTTGTTTGGAATTCCTGAACCCATTGTTTCCGAAGCGAACCTGGGAGTTATCGATGAGAAAATGGTCAATATCGCCGTTCATGGCCATAACCCCGTCCTTTCTGAAATGGTTGTAGGGGCTGCCCGTGAGTTAAAGGCAGAAGCTCAAAAAGTAGGAGCAGAAGGGGTCAATATTGTCGGTATCTGTTGTACCGGTAATGAGCTGCTCATGCGTGAGGGGGTCTATCTGGCCACATCATCCGCTTCTCAGGAAATGGCTATTTTGACCGGTGTTCTCGATGCCATGGTCGTTGATATTCAATGTATTTACCCATCTGTTCAACAGTTGGCGGATTGCTATCACACCAAAATCATCACCACCGAGGCCATTATGAAAATTCCGAGTGCCCAGCACTTAGCCTTTAATTCCGAGACAGCGATGGAGGATGCTAAAAAGCTGGTAAGAACGGCTATTGAAGCTTACAAGAGAAGAGATCCCAAAAAGATTTCTCTCTCCAGTGAGCGTAATTCTCTCGTAGCCGGGTTCAGCATTGAAGCCTTAACCGATATTTTTGGCAAGATCAATCCTGAGCGTCCCTTCTCAGTCCTCACGGATGCTATACTGAGCGGACAGATCAAGGGTGTTGTTCAGATGGCCGGATGTAACAACCTCAAGCGTCAGCAGGACGAGTCCCATGTTGCCATTCTTAAAGAACTGGTGAAGAATGACGTCTTTGTTGTAGCTACAGGCTGCTCCGCCGGGGCCTTTGCCAAGATGGGCTTAATGAATTCGGAAGCTGTGGACCAATATGCCGGGGAAGGCCTGAAGAGCTTTATCAGACAACTCGAAGAAGCCAATCCCCAATTAGCCACTAAATTACCCTTGGTATTCCACATTGGATCTTGTGTGGATAATAGCCGTGGTATGGATTTACTTCAGCTTATGGCCAAAGAACTGGGTGTTGATACACCTAAGGTTCCTTTTGCTGCATCTGCTCCCGAAGCAATGCATGAAAAGGCTGTAGCTATCGGCTCATATTGTGTCTCTATGGGCATTCCTACCCATGTAGGCACCATGCCTTATCTGGAAGGCAGCGATCTCATCTATGGAATTGCGACCCAAATTGCTCACGATGTCTTTGGCGGCAACTTCATCTTCGAAGTGGATGAAAAGATTGCTGCACAAAAACTCTTAAATGCCCTTGAATATAGAAGCTGGAAACTTAGAATTCATAAGCAAACTGCTGAAAAATTCAATACAGCCATTGCCCAAGGGTGGTAA
- a CDS encoding P-loop NTPase, with protein sequence MKIAVSGKGGVGKTTFAANLAYYLSERGMRVLAVDADPDASLGTVLGISEDVLNQLRPIVDMKELIEQRMGGSGAFYPLNPQVDDILDDYSVQVGAIRFFRMGNVKGGGTACYCKENSFLHALVNSLILSEQDTVILDMGAGIEQLTRGTAQGVDVLVIVTEASTVSAHTVRVIQKLAQELGIPKVAVIGNKIRSTKDEDFLKAQFTEDELLGLIPFSEELLDMSVHTDAPSFPKGAPGSQLESIYRKLIERRDT encoded by the coding sequence ATGAAAATTGCAGTTTCAGGTAAAGGTGGAGTCGGCAAGACGACATTTGCAGCTAATTTGGCTTATTACTTATCTGAACGGGGAATGAGAGTCCTGGCAGTCGATGCTGATCCGGATGCAAGCTTAGGAACAGTTCTAGGTATCTCGGAGGATGTTTTGAACCAGTTACGTCCCATCGTTGATATGAAAGAACTCATCGAACAACGCATGGGCGGAAGCGGTGCCTTTTATCCCTTGAATCCCCAGGTGGATGATATTTTGGATGATTACTCCGTGCAAGTGGGTGCTATACGATTTTTTCGTATGGGTAATGTCAAAGGGGGAGGTACAGCCTGCTATTGCAAGGAGAACAGCTTTTTGCATGCTTTGGTCAATTCCTTGATTCTTTCTGAACAGGATACCGTCATTTTAGATATGGGTGCCGGCATCGAACAGCTTACACGAGGAACTGCCCAAGGAGTTGATGTCTTAGTCATCGTAACGGAAGCCAGTACGGTAAGTGCTCATACTGTTCGAGTCATTCAGAAGCTTGCTCAAGAACTGGGGATCCCGAAAGTAGCTGTGATTGGCAACAAAATCCGCTCCACCAAAGACGAAGATTTTCTCAAAGCACAATTCACGGAAGATGAGTTACTCGGTTTGATTCCTTTTAGTGAAGAGCTGCTTGATATGTCTGTCCATACAGATGCTCCTTCTTTTCCAAAGGGTGCTCCAGGTTCCCAATTAGAATCTATCTATAGAAAATTAATAGAGAGGAGAGATACATAA